The following nucleotide sequence is from Tenuifilum sp. 4138str.
CATATTTCTCCGACAATTCATTATACGGTGATTTCTCGTTCTGGGGTTCGGGTTGCGAAATAACAATCTTTTTGATTTTCAAGGCCCTATGTTTTAAAAAAATCAACAAAAACTTAACTAACTCTCAGTAAATAAGTTACCCCTAATATTATAGGCAATTCAAGGGCACAAAGGTACAAAATGTAATACAATAATGAAACCCTATGCTTTATAAAGATTTTTACAAAGTAAAAATATCGATATAGTAAGGCGATAATAATCAACGCGATAGATATATAGATAAATACTATTCGTAAGGGCGACATGGTATAGCTTGCTGCAAGCGATGTAGGTAAAAGAAAGAGCATCAATATTCTCAAATTCAAAGTATTGTGAAAATAGAGATAGTTAACCTGGCTTGCATTATTAGTAGCCAGCAATAAAATTTTATGTAGTATCCAAATCCAAATTCTGTAAATTATAAGAGCAAGAGCAGGATAAGCTAAAATGAGTAAGGATACCTGCATTGATTCTAAAAATTGCTCGATTAAAATTTTAACCACAAATGTTATTGATATTATAGATAGGAAATCCAGTAAACGAGAAAGCTTAACAAAGGGCACGCTAAAATC
It contains:
- a CDS encoding DUF4271 domain-containing protein; translated protein: MSAFPSSQNTNNLYNNFLDLTQKCDSVKLYTIHDNFPLTSDSCSNVFKSSSFKSNITIEPKPLNQNHLIQNAYFISMVVSMLIISSIIIGYVKYLRVFIQSLFYDFIAEKVLNDFSVPFVKLSRLLDFLSIISITFVVKILIEQFLESMQVSLLILAYPALALIIYRIWIWILHKILLLATNNASQVNYLYFHNTLNLRILMLFLLPTSLAASYTMSPLRIVFIYISIALIIIALLYRYFYFVKIFIKHRVSLLYYILYLCALELPIILGVTYLLRVS